The following coding sequences are from one Peromyscus eremicus chromosome X, PerEre_H2_v1, whole genome shotgun sequence window:
- the Znf449 gene encoding zinc finger protein 449 has protein sequence MAVALGCAIQASLNQGSLLQEYDTDCEVFRQRFRQFQYTEAAGPHEAFNKLWELCCQWLKPKMRSKEQILELLVLEQFLTILPTEIETWVREHCPDNRERVVSLIEDLQRELEIPEPQIDMDDMLLEELAPVGTVPMPPNLHLEAPALQVMEPVQEPPVPEAWITQAGPQDLNYSADGECQSFLDPGYQLPKLDMNFPLDHREEPWVKELEDPKEMKQLLDSKIGFEMGIENEEDTSKEKKMENMYPFVVTLEGNALHGPILQKDYVQLENQWEPPPEELQTDLTKLVDPQNPILGETPESSNLEEPLNPKPPKKKSPGERPHRCPQCGKCFARKSQLTGHQRIHSGEEPHKCPECGKRFLRSSDLYRHQRLHTGERPYECGVCKKRFTRRSHLIGHQRTHSEEETYKCLECGKSFCHGSSLKRHLKTHTGEKPHRCHNCGKSFSRLTALTLHQRTHTEERPFKCSYCGKSFRQRPSLVIHLRIHTGEKPYKCTHCSKSFRQRAGLIMHQVTHFRGLL, from the exons ATGGCTGTGGCCCTGGGTTGTGCAATCCAGGCCTCCTTGAATCAGGGCTCTTTGCTGCAGGAGTATGACACTGACTGTGAAGTCTTCCGACAACGTTTCAGGCAGTTCCAGTACACAGAAGCTGCTGGGCCTCATGAAGCATTCAACAAACTCTGGGAGCTTTGCTGTCAGTGGCTGAAGCCAAAGATGCGTTCTAAGGAACAAATCCTGGAACTGCTTGTGCTAGAGCAATTCCTAACTATTCTGCCCACAGAAATAGAGACCTGGGTGCGGGAACACTGCCCAGACAATAGAGAAAGAGTTGTGTCACTCATTGAAGACTTACAGAGAGAGCTTGAGATACCAGAACCACAG ATTGATATGGATGACATGCTCTTGGAAGAACTGGCACCAGTTGGAACAGTGCCCATGCCACCCAACTTGCACCTGGAGGCACCGGCACTCCAAGTAATGGAACCTGTCCAGGAGCCCCCAGTGCCAGAGGCCTGGATTACACAAGCAGGGCCACAGGATCTAAACTACAGTGCTGATGGTGAATGTCAATCCTTTCTGGACCCGG GTTATCAGTTGCCAAAGCTTGACATGAACTTCCCCTTGGATCATAGAGAAGAGCCATGGGTAAAAGAATTGGAGGATCCCAAAGAAATGAAACAGTTACTTGATTCCAAGATTG GTTTTGAGATGGgaatagaaaatgaagaagatacttcaaaagagaaaaaaatggaaaatatgtaCCCATTTGTTGTAACTTTAGAAGGGAATGCTCTCCATGGTCCCATTCTGCAAAAAGACTATGTACAATTAGAAAATCAGTGGGAGCCACCCCCagaggagttacagacagatttAACAAAACTTGTAGATCCTCAGAACCCCATTCTAGGAGAAACACCTGAGAGCTCCAACTTGGAAGAACCTCTCAACCCGAAGCCTCCAAAGAAAAAGAGTCCTGGAGAGAGACCTCACCGCTGTCCTCAGTGTGGAAAATGTTTTGCTCGGAAGTCACAGCTTACTGGGCACCAGAGAATTCATTCAGGAGAGGAACCTCACAAATGCCCTGAATGCGGAAAAAGGTTCCTGCGTAGCTCTGACCTCTATAGACATCAGCGACTTCACACAGGAGAGAGGCCCTATGAATGTGGTGTGTGTAAAAAGCGATTTACTCGGCGCTCACACCTTATTGGGCACCAGAGAACCCATTCTGAAGAAGAAACATATAAATGTCTTGAGTGTGGAAAAAGCTTTTGTCATGGATCAAGTCTTAAAAGACATCTGAAAACTCATACAGGTGAAAAACCTCATAGATGTCATAATTGTGGGAAAAGTTTCAGTCGCCTGACAGCACTTACTTTGcaccagagaacacacacagaagagagacCTTTTAAATGTAGTTATTGTGGGAAAAGCTTTAGACAGAGACCAAGCCTTGTAATTCATTTAAGAATCCACACAGGGGAAAAGCCATACAAGTGTACTCATTGTTCTAAAAGCTTCAGGCAGAGAGCAGGCCTTATCATGCACCAGGTCACACACTTCAGAGGACTTCTTTAA